A window of Ignavibacteriales bacterium contains these coding sequences:
- a CDS encoding metallophosphoesterase codes for MIAIIGDIHGCYFTLVELYEKIIRRYPNIPVYTVGDLVDRGNRSSDVFEFIIMNNILFTPGNHDYMFFHFFKDPQSVFARSWFFNGNESTLESYSNKETEMFQHIELIKLAPLYFNLPDCFISHAGISNYYEKLLPPNYLDGLEILDSFIRNDLRSDRGILWTRDSLLNIGKLQVVGHTTKHEITLAEDSNAVYLDTGVFLGNKLSAVIVHESSIIETFEEKTHLEDIIKS; via the coding sequence ATGATTGCTATAATTGGTGATATACACGGTTGTTATTTTACACTAGTAGAATTATATGAAAAAATTATTCGCCGTTACCCGAATATTCCTGTGTACACTGTCGGAGATTTAGTTGACAGAGGAAATCGAAGCAGTGATGTATTTGAATTCATAATTATGAACAATATATTATTTACCCCGGGCAACCATGATTATATGTTCTTTCATTTTTTCAAAGATCCGCAAAGTGTCTTTGCCCGTTCATGGTTTTTTAATGGGAATGAATCAACTTTAGAATCTTATTCTAACAAAGAAACAGAAATGTTTCAGCATATAGAATTGATTAAGCTTGCACCGCTTTACTTTAACTTACCGGATTGTTTTATATCTCATGCCGGAATTTCAAATTATTACGAAAAACTTTTGCCGCCAAATTATTTAGATGGATTAGAAATTCTCGATTCATTCATTAGAAATGATTTGCGTAGCGACAGAGGTATTCTTTGGACTCGTGATTCATTATTGAATATTGGAAAGCTTCAAGTTGTTGGACATACAACAAAACATGAGATAACACTTGCTGAAGATTCCAATGCTGTTTATCTTGATACAGGTGTATTTCTTGGGAACAAATTAAGCGCTGTTATAGTCCATGAGAGTAGTATTATAGAAACTTTCGAAGAAAAGACTCATCTTGAAGACATAATCAAGTCATAG
- a CDS encoding 4-hydroxybutyrate CoA-transferase codes for MTVDEIKVGLTTNAPWVKKYNSRLVTADEAVKIIKSNDKIIVQPGCAAPLELINAMVRRKDELSNVEIYHILVVGDIPYTKPGMEKHFKHKAFFIGANSRTAVNEGRAEYIPIFLSEVTMLFKRGVIQADVAMIHVSPPDEHGFCSYGIDVGNIKTPAEKAKCVIAQVNKHMPRSLGNSFIHVNKIDFIVAIDEPLKELPQVDPDATPEVLKIYDQIGKNVAEMIEDGSTLQMGIGAIPDAVLKYLHNKNDLGVHTEMFSDGLIDLVEEGVVNGEKKTLHPGKIIAGFVLGTKRSYNFIDNNPVFEFHPQEYVNDPFLISKNNKMVAINSAIEIDLTGQVCADSIGTKFFSGIGGQVDFVRGAAHSEGGKPIIALPSATKDLKFSKIVPILKPGAGVVTSRGDVHYVVTEYGVAYLFGKSIQERVRALIEISHPDFRQGLTEFAKNTYHI; via the coding sequence ATGACCGTTGACGAAATCAAAGTTGGTTTAACAACTAATGCGCCGTGGGTTAAAAAGTATAATTCAAGACTTGTGACTGCCGATGAAGCCGTAAAGATTATTAAATCGAATGATAAGATTATTGTCCAGCCTGGTTGTGCCGCTCCGCTTGAATTGATCAATGCAATGGTTAGAAGAAAAGATGAATTAAGTAATGTTGAGATTTATCATATTCTTGTAGTAGGCGATATACCTTATACCAAGCCGGGTATGGAAAAACATTTTAAGCATAAGGCTTTTTTTATCGGGGCTAATAGCCGCACAGCAGTCAATGAAGGTCGTGCAGAATATATTCCAATTTTTCTTTCTGAAGTTACAATGCTATTTAAGCGTGGAGTAATTCAAGCTGATGTTGCAATGATACATGTATCTCCGCCCGATGAACATGGATTCTGCAGTTACGGAATTGATGTAGGTAATATTAAAACTCCTGCTGAAAAAGCAAAATGTGTAATTGCACAAGTAAATAAACACATGCCGCGTAGTTTGGGTAACAGTTTTATTCATGTTAATAAAATTGATTTTATTGTTGCGATTGATGAACCATTAAAAGAACTACCGCAAGTAGATCCGGATGCTACACCAGAAGTATTAAAAATTTATGATCAAATAGGTAAGAATGTTGCCGAGATGATCGAAGACGGTTCTACACTTCAAATGGGAATCGGCGCAATACCCGATGCGGTCCTAAAATATTTGCACAATAAAAATGATCTTGGTGTTCATACAGAAATGTTTTCTGACGGATTAATTGATCTTGTAGAAGAAGGTGTTGTCAACGGTGAAAAGAAAACTCTTCATCCCGGGAAAATTATTGCTGGATTTGTCCTGGGTACAAAACGATCTTACAATTTTATTGATAATAATCCTGTATTTGAATTTCATCCGCAGGAATATGTAAATGATCCTTTCCTGATTTCTAAGAACAACAAAATGGTTGCAATAAATTCAGCTATTGAGATTGACCTTACAGGTCAAGTTTGCGCAGATTCAATTGGAACAAAATTTTTTAGCGGAATAGGCGGACAGGTAGATTTTGTTCGAGGTGCTGCTCATAGTGAAGGCGGAAAACCAATCATTGCACTTCCATCAGCTACAAAAGATCTCAAGTTTTCCAAAATTGTCCCTATTTTAAAACCTGGAGCCGGAGTTGTTACTTCACGAGGGGATGTTCATTATGTTGTTACTGAATATGGTGTTGCTTACTTATTTGGTAAAAGTATTCAGGAAAGGGTTCGTGCGTTAATTGAAATTTCTCATCCGGATTTTAGGCAGGGATTAACTGAATTTGCTAAAAATACTTATCACATTTAG
- a CDS encoding alanine dehydrogenase — protein MRIGIPKETYKGERRIALAPAGVDTLVKAGHSVFIETNAGLESHFTDESYRRVGANIVYSPEEVYQRAEMIVKIAPFSDSEIDNLQDEQIIFSFLHLAVGKKNIIEKLLAKKNIAIAYELIEKGDQLPILQSMSEIAGQLAVQEGERFLCSDVPNSRGILMGGITGVAPAAVVILGAGVVGLTAARAAYARGAHVIVLDKDLRRLRRIETDISNNITTVAANPYTIARGARFADLLIGAVQLKAEKTPHLITEEMVKSMKKGAVIIDVSIDQGGCVETSRPTSISDPIFMQHNVIHYCVPNMPALVSRTATYGLTNASIEYILEIADNGLSNALLGDPGLAKGVCTYNGFCSNENIAEAFNIEFKRLHIFSNN, from the coding sequence ATGAGAATTGGAATTCCAAAAGAGACATACAAAGGAGAAAGAAGAATTGCTTTGGCTCCTGCCGGAGTAGATACTTTGGTTAAAGCCGGGCATTCTGTTTTCATTGAAACTAATGCCGGATTAGAAAGCCATTTCACCGATGAAAGTTACAGACGTGTTGGTGCTAATATTGTTTACAGTCCGGAAGAAGTTTATCAACGTGCTGAAATGATTGTTAAAATTGCTCCTTTTTCCGATAGTGAAATTGATAATCTTCAAGATGAGCAGATTATTTTTTCATTTCTTCATCTAGCTGTTGGAAAAAAAAATATTATAGAAAAACTCCTTGCAAAAAAGAATATTGCAATTGCCTATGAGTTGATTGAGAAAGGAGACCAGCTTCCAATTTTGCAATCTATGAGTGAAATTGCTGGGCAACTTGCTGTTCAAGAAGGTGAAAGATTTTTATGCAGTGATGTTCCCAACAGTCGCGGAATTTTAATGGGCGGAATAACCGGTGTTGCGCCTGCAGCCGTTGTTATTCTTGGTGCAGGTGTTGTCGGATTAACGGCAGCGCGTGCCGCTTATGCAAGAGGTGCTCATGTAATCGTTCTTGATAAGGATTTACGAAGACTTCGTAGAATCGAAACGGATATTTCTAATAATATTACTACAGTAGCCGCTAATCCATATACGATTGCTCGTGGTGCAAGATTTGCTGATCTTCTTATTGGTGCAGTGCAACTGAAAGCAGAAAAAACTCCTCACTTGATCACGGAAGAAATGGTTAAATCTATGAAGAAAGGTGCTGTAATTATTGATGTCTCAATTGATCAAGGCGGTTGTGTAGAAACAAGCAGGCCAACTTCAATATCCGATCCGATTTTTATGCAGCATAATGTAATTCATTATTGCGTACCTAATATGCCTGCACTCGTTTCAAGAACCGCAACCTACGGATTAACAAATGCATCAATAGAATATATTTTAGAAATCGCCGATAACGGGTTATCAAATGCTCTGCTTGGAGATCCGGGATTGGCAAAAGGTGTTTGTACTTATAACGGATTTTGTTCAAATGAAAATATTGCCGAAGCGTTTAATATTGAGTTTAAACGTCTTCACATTTTTTCAAACAATTGA
- a CDS encoding spore maturation protein, which yields MIIQIISALAIPLIIITFVLYGAIKKVKIYEAFVDGAKEGFNVALRIIPYLVAMLVAIGIFRAGGAMDFLMVILSPITNLIGFPAEAVPMALMRPLSGSGSLGIMSEVMSVHGPDSFIGILVSTIMGSTETTFYVLALYFGSVGIKKTRHAVTVGILADIAGILGALFIVKLLFG from the coding sequence ATAATTATTCAGATCATTTCTGCCCTTGCGATACCGCTAATCATAATTACATTTGTACTTTATGGAGCGATCAAAAAAGTAAAAATTTATGAAGCTTTTGTTGATGGTGCAAAAGAAGGATTCAATGTTGCGTTGCGGATAATTCCATATCTAGTTGCAATGCTAGTTGCTATTGGAATCTTCAGGGCAGGCGGTGCGATGGATTTTCTTATGGTCATCTTATCGCCAATAACAAATCTAATCGGATTTCCTGCAGAAGCGGTACCTATGGCTTTAATGCGTCCACTTTCCGGAAGCGGCTCTCTTGGAATTATGTCCGAAGTTATGTCCGTGCACGGACCGGATTCGTTTATCGGGATACTTGTTTCGACAATTATGGGAAGTACAGAAACGACTTTTTATGTTCTTGCTCTCTATTTCGGTTCTGTTGGTATTAAGAAAACTAGGCACGCAGTTACGGTTGGGATCTTAGCAGATATTGCCGGAATTCTAGGTGCACTTTTCATAGTTAAACTTTTGTTCGGCTAA
- the dsbD gene encoding protein-disulfide reductase DsbD — translation MNLRNRISQIMFLVIISVCASFAQPQLVTIKLEKNNLKVKAGTELKVVLNASIQNGWHINSNKPNDEFLIPTTIKSGNKSFPVSNIDYPQPLERKLAFSEKPVSVFENEIKVGLIFKIDKSTASGKYNISIQFGYQGCNDQTCMPPTDAVAELNIEVVGNPGNVKGETSNVKSEKLEDKQEAQNLQTIKTPINQTLTNGTADKVTQTNSVEEKAENQNSIASTLEKSGLFLSLIFVFLAGLALNLTPCVYPLIPITIGYFGGQAEGKTSRLFLLGILYVLGMALTYSVVGVVTSLSGAVFGTLLQNPIVIIVLGLIFIALALSQFGVYEFKLPDSWVMKAGGAKGGAFGAFFMGLTMGIVAAPCIGPFLLGLVTYVAAKGDPFYGFIMFFVMAMGLGTPYLILALFSGKIKSLPRAGMWMEGVKHIFGFLLLGMAIYFVNPLLTKNISGYTLPIFGLITAIILLFLDKTANNVKGFRIFKTVFSLLVIVVSVYALIPSKTISPEWQKFSEIKYESSLKNNERMVIDFYADWCIPCKELDAVTFSDSKVIKELERFSKYKVDMTKTTDENDSLRKKFKVVGMPTVLIIDAKGSEVKRLSGFVNAEEFLKIISPVE, via the coding sequence ATGAATTTAAGAAATCGTATTTCACAGATTATGTTCTTGGTTATCATTTCTGTTTGTGCATCGTTTGCACAACCACAATTGGTTACTATTAAACTTGAAAAAAATAATTTAAAAGTTAAAGCTGGAACAGAACTTAAAGTTGTTCTCAACGCATCAATTCAAAACGGCTGGCATATAAATTCAAATAAACCAAATGATGAGTTTCTAATTCCAACAACGATTAAATCCGGCAATAAATCTTTCCCGGTATCAAATATTGATTATCCGCAGCCTTTAGAACGTAAACTTGCATTTTCGGAAAAACCAGTCTCCGTTTTTGAAAATGAGATCAAAGTTGGTTTGATTTTCAAAATAGATAAATCAACTGCAAGCGGTAAATATAATATTTCAATTCAATTCGGTTATCAAGGATGTAATGATCAAACTTGTATGCCGCCAACGGATGCGGTTGCAGAATTAAATATTGAAGTAGTTGGGAATCCGGGGAACGTGAAAGGTGAAACGTCAAACGTGAAAAGTGAAAAGCTAGAAGACAAACAAGAAGCACAAAACCTTCAAACTATTAAAACACCAATCAACCAAACATTAACTAACGGCACTGCTGATAAAGTCACCCAGACCAATTCAGTAGAAGAAAAAGCAGAAAACCAAAATTCAATCGCTTCAACACTTGAGAAGAGCGGATTGTTTTTGAGTTTAATTTTTGTATTTCTTGCGGGACTTGCTCTAAATCTTACTCCATGCGTTTATCCGCTAATACCAATTACAATTGGTTACTTCGGTGGACAAGCAGAAGGTAAAACAAGCCGTTTGTTTCTTCTTGGAATTCTTTACGTGCTTGGAATGGCTTTAACATATTCTGTTGTGGGAGTTGTAACTTCATTAAGCGGTGCTGTATTTGGAACATTGCTTCAAAATCCAATTGTAATTATTGTACTCGGATTAATTTTTATTGCATTGGCATTAAGTCAATTTGGAGTTTACGAATTCAAACTTCCGGATAGCTGGGTAATGAAAGCCGGAGGTGCAAAGGGTGGTGCGTTTGGTGCTTTCTTTATGGGTTTAACAATGGGAATTGTTGCCGCACCTTGCATTGGTCCTTTTTTACTTGGATTGGTTACTTATGTTGCGGCCAAGGGAGATCCGTTTTACGGATTCATAATGTTTTTTGTAATGGCAATGGGATTAGGAACGCCATATTTAATTTTAGCATTGTTCTCCGGTAAGATAAAAAGTTTACCGCGTGCCGGAATGTGGATGGAAGGAGTAAAACATATTTTTGGATTTTTACTTTTAGGAATGGCAATATATTTTGTAAATCCTCTACTTACTAAAAATATTTCCGGCTATACACTTCCAATATTCGGATTGATAACTGCAATCATTCTTCTTTTTTTAGATAAGACAGCGAACAACGTAAAAGGATTCAGAATATTTAAAACCGTTTTCTCATTACTAGTTATTGTAGTATCGGTTTATGCACTCATACCATCAAAAACTATTTCACCAGAATGGCAAAAGTTTAGTGAGATTAAATATGAATCATCACTTAAGAACAATGAAAGAATGGTAATAGATTTTTATGCGGATTGGTGCATTCCATGCAAGGAGTTAGATGCAGTCACTTTCTCAGATTCAAAAGTTATAAAGGAATTGGAAAGATTTTCAAAGTATAAGGTTGATATGACGAAGACAACGGATGAGAATGATTCGTTAAGGAAAAAATTTAAAGTAGTGGGAATGCCTACTGTTTTGATAATAGATGCAAAAGGTTCTGAGGTAAAACGCTTATCTGGATTTGTAAACGCAGAAGAATTTTTGAAAATAATTTCTCCAGTTGAATAA
- a CDS encoding redoxin domain-containing protein: protein MKKLLVVSFFIVYLLNIINAKENSVKYSPLKPHGGDEITITYNGEGTELAKTDKIEMTIYLCSSKSDNLMGIEEAHSILMDKNGNEWKAKVKTLSSTDFIALTFDNGEVNEHSENNEGKGYFIKFYDNTGKELEGSKLCYATCVGNWGPELLQVKGNVKEAFEIMNEIFLSKPELKAKSLLIYLLIINDALNNEDSEQLILQELNEAASREDLKDIDYTIMSHFYTRFKMNDKADEIKNLAVKKFPNGDCAFRYKYDELTAEKDLDKQLSLALQMVNDFKDLGYESNYAGLNIVFGNLINGNRTNALKEVLNKDNSLLNNQSVVTTLLENLLKADKEIEFAQTIAEKGVELFRKELAKPLSEKEAFYTEAQTLYNRKSSLGNILFMYGKILYMLNKNEEALKNFEEALSLIQIKFMQLDKFESYIKCLLANKKNEKAQQLIEEAVKNSRVNNNIKESLKEVFVQKNGSEKGFDEYLSKLENIGKSSILDALKKEMIKENAPKFSLKDLDGKNVSLTDFKGKTVIIDFWATWCGPCKASFPGMQKAVEKYAKDENVKFLFVDTWEQATDVTKNASDFIKQNKYTFHVLIDSKNEVVKSFGVQGVPSKFVIDKEGFIRFKKVGAPEGIDAIVEEVSAMIELAGQ from the coding sequence ATGAAAAAGTTGTTGGTTGTATCATTTTTTATTGTATACTTATTGAATATCATAAATGCAAAGGAAAATTCTGTCAAGTATAGTCCGCTCAAACCGCATGGAGGAGATGAAATTACAATTACATACAATGGAGAAGGAACTGAATTAGCTAAAACAGATAAAATAGAAATGACAATTTACCTTTGCTCAAGCAAAAGTGATAATTTGATGGGAATTGAGGAAGCACATTCAATCCTTATGGATAAAAACGGAAATGAATGGAAAGCGAAAGTTAAAACTCTTTCTTCAACTGATTTCATTGCTTTAACATTTGATAACGGTGAAGTCAATGAACATTCGGAGAACAATGAAGGTAAAGGATATTTTATAAAATTCTATGATAACACCGGGAAAGAACTTGAAGGATCAAAATTATGTTATGCAACTTGTGTTGGGAATTGGGGACCGGAGTTACTGCAAGTGAAAGGGAATGTAAAGGAAGCTTTTGAAATAATGAATGAAATATTCCTTTCTAAACCTGAACTTAAAGCAAAATCTCTTCTAATTTATTTGCTAATTATAAACGATGCTTTGAACAATGAAGATAGCGAGCAATTAATTTTGCAGGAACTTAACGAAGCAGCATCACGAGAAGACTTAAAAGACATTGACTATACTATAATGTCACATTTTTATACTAGATTTAAAATGAACGACAAAGCTGATGAAATTAAAAACTTGGCAGTTAAAAAATTTCCGAATGGCGATTGTGCATTCAGGTATAAATATGATGAATTAACTGCAGAAAAAGATTTGGATAAGCAACTGAGTTTAGCATTACAAATGGTTAATGATTTTAAAGACCTTGGTTATGAAAGCAATTATGCCGGTTTAAATATAGTATTCGGTAATCTAATTAATGGAAATAGAACTAATGCACTAAAAGAGGTACTGAATAAAGATAATTCATTACTAAACAATCAAAGCGTTGTTACTACTTTATTGGAAAATTTACTGAAAGCTGATAAAGAGATTGAATTCGCACAAACAATAGCTGAAAAGGGAGTGGAACTTTTTAGAAAAGAATTAGCCAAACCTTTAAGTGAGAAGGAAGCATTTTATACCGAAGCCCAAACTTTATATAACCGTAAATCATCTCTCGGGAATATATTGTTTATGTATGGAAAGATACTGTATATGTTGAATAAAAATGAAGAAGCGCTTAAAAATTTCGAAGAAGCTTTATCATTAATCCAGATCAAATTTATGCAACTCGACAAATTCGAATCATATATCAAATGTCTACTTGCAAATAAAAAAAATGAAAAAGCTCAGCAGTTAATAGAGGAAGCAGTTAAGAATTCAAGAGTGAACAATAATATAAAAGAATCTTTGAAAGAAGTTTTTGTTCAAAAGAATGGAAGCGAAAAAGGATTTGACGAATATTTAAGCAAGCTTGAGAATATCGGAAAAAGCAGTATCCTAGATGCGTTAAAAAAAGAAATGATCAAAGAGAATGCTCCAAAGTTTTCACTGAAAGATTTGGACGGCAAGAATGTTTCATTAACTGACTTCAAAGGGAAAACCGTTATAATCGATTTTTGGGCTACATGGTGCGGACCATGCAAAGCATCATTTCCAGGAATGCAGAAAGCAGTTGAAAAATATGCGAAAGATGAAAATGTCAAATTCCTATTTGTGGATACATGGGAACAAGCAACTGATGTAACTAAAAATGCTTCGGACTTCATAAAGCAAAATAAATATACATTTCATGTTTTAATTGATAGTAAAAATGAAGTGGTCAAAAGTTTCGGTGTTCAAGGCGTTCCTTCAAAGTTTGTTATAGATAAGGAAGGATTTATAAGATTTAAAAAAGTTGGAGCACCAGAAGGAATAGATGCAATTGTGGAAGAAGTTTCTGCAATGATTGAATTAGCCGGACAATAA
- a CDS encoding TlpA disulfide reductase family protein, which yields MKLTLDFTLTDTDGKELSLSSLKGKVVLIDLWASWCVPCVASIFSGETFLEKSEFINTRSIKGLIKFIGE from the coding sequence ATGAAACTAACACTGGATTTTACATTAACAGATACTGATGGAAAAGAATTGTCTCTTTCTTCTTTGAAAGGTAAAGTTGTTCTAATTGATCTCTGGGCTTCGTGGTGCGTACCTTGCGTTGCATCAATATTCTCCGGAGAGACCTTTTTGGAGAAGAGTGAATTTATCAATACAAGAAGCATAAAAGGATTAATAAAGTTTATTGGAGAGTGA
- a CDS encoding TonB-dependent receptor → MTAYYSFLGLILQGLLVNFLFAITPAEGQNLRDVKVSVNVVNVSLEEALQIIESKTNFKFIFFEEGLPLKEKATVIVDEESLYNLLEVFAKDYGLTFNRINDQIVVRKNQGQTENLVSATESGTIKGKVTDAKTGEGLVGASVAIKGTNRGASTDLTGNYTIDNINAGKYTLVVSCVGFKSKEATVNVVTNETTGLNFQLDATEINMNEVVITTSTVLPTAVKKLPNTISIITPREIENINPPNVVDLIRLTVPGAVYTVEGPGKTYGSFSVRGVSSFSGSASTMKVYIDGVEASDPAYITYLDPSVIDHVEVVPGPQASTIYGAGAISGVMQIFTKHGIVGDLKLSGKVGMTSIDNKYIGNNTAIGNELALNGSGGISFMTYNVGVNYQNEPKWLNQFEQSSLNLTGSGNFNVGNFSGTLSLNYSKTDGLNSENPLYKQLCTSIGIPYSMDYFENSIYKTYGLTLSYKLNENWSHNLTLGYNTLNGFVGDRVASTSNNRYYILESRTERYTTSYNTSYQTKIGENTDGSITLGADWTQYAHPFYEDSVANRTNYNFVDQNTGYVINKGFYGQALVSVNNFLFFTGGLRADKNPSGADNSYTWSPRLGLSGVYEVEKWMVKGRVAWGQSVNIPDASEVTGMVASTYTILPNAGLLSEIQKGWEIGADLYYSSILSLGLTYFNQHPTNLIESVLMGTDVQGNPIYQYQNVAEVKNEGFEIKAVTHPFDWLTLNLNYGTTKSTVTQLRPEYTGTSKVGDQLTGQPQHTLSLNLEIIPFEGTSVTISAFQFGEWIGSDFYGYFADMYSGNYNPVIKEYPSGYLMTYPSYLKINFGVSQKITNQLSGYIQVTNLTNTDKFERINLIVTQPRTVLFGFRFSGITL, encoded by the coding sequence ATGACAGCATATTATTCTTTCTTGGGGTTGATTCTACAAGGTCTTTTAGTAAACTTTTTGTTTGCTATTACACCAGCAGAAGGTCAAAACCTTCGTGATGTAAAAGTGAGCGTAAATGTTGTTAACGTATCTCTTGAAGAGGCATTACAAATTATTGAGAGCAAAACAAATTTTAAGTTCATCTTTTTTGAAGAAGGACTTCCTCTAAAAGAAAAAGCTACCGTAATTGTAGATGAAGAATCTCTCTACAATTTACTGGAAGTTTTTGCGAAGGATTACGGATTAACATTCAACAGAATTAACGACCAGATTGTTGTAAGAAAAAACCAAGGACAAACAGAAAATTTAGTTTCAGCAACTGAAAGCGGAACTATTAAAGGGAAAGTAACAGATGCAAAAACGGGAGAAGGATTAGTTGGTGCTTCTGTAGCAATTAAAGGAACAAATCGTGGAGCTTCTACAGATTTGACCGGTAATTATACAATAGATAATATCAATGCAGGAAAATATACGTTGGTTGTTTCATGTGTAGGATTTAAATCAAAAGAAGCAACAGTTAATGTTGTTACGAACGAAACAACGGGTCTGAACTTCCAGCTAGATGCGACTGAAATAAATATGAATGAAGTAGTAATCACAACAAGTACAGTGCTTCCAACGGCGGTAAAAAAACTTCCTAATACTATAAGCATTATTACTCCAAGAGAAATTGAAAATATCAATCCTCCAAATGTTGTTGATTTAATAAGACTGACAGTTCCCGGAGCTGTATATACAGTTGAAGGACCTGGTAAAACATACGGTTCGTTTTCTGTTAGAGGTGTGTCATCGTTTTCCGGAAGTGCTTCTACAATGAAAGTTTATATCGATGGTGTTGAAGCATCTGATCCAGCATATATTACATATTTGGATCCAAGTGTTATAGATCATGTCGAAGTAGTTCCAGGTCCACAGGCTTCTACTATTTACGGTGCAGGTGCAATCAGTGGTGTGATGCAGATATTTACTAAACATGGTATTGTGGGAGATCTAAAATTATCTGGTAAAGTTGGAATGACATCAATAGATAATAAATATATTGGAAACAATACTGCCATTGGTAATGAATTGGCATTAAATGGAAGCGGTGGAATAAGTTTTATGACTTACAATGTAGGAGTTAATTACCAGAATGAGCCTAAATGGTTAAACCAATTCGAACAAAGTTCCTTAAATCTTACTGGTTCAGGTAATTTTAATGTTGGTAATTTCTCTGGAACCTTATCTTTGAATTATTCAAAAACAGATGGGTTAAATTCGGAAAATCCGCTTTATAAACAGTTATGTACATCTATTGGTATACCTTATTCTATGGATTATTTTGAAAATAGTATTTACAAAACTTATGGACTTACATTAAGCTATAAGTTAAATGAAAACTGGAGTCATAATTTAACTTTAGGATATAATACTCTAAATGGTTTCGTTGGAGATAGAGTTGCCAGTACATCTAACAACCGCTATTACATTCTTGAATCAAGAACAGAGCGCTATACAACTTCATACAATACATCATATCAAACAAAAATAGGCGAAAATACTGACGGTTCTATTACTTTAGGTGCAGATTGGACACAATACGCGCACCCATTTTATGAAGATAGTGTTGCAAATAGAACCAATTATAATTTTGTAGATCAAAATACCGGTTATGTTATAAATAAAGGATTTTATGGACAGGCATTAGTTTCGGTAAATAATTTTCTTTTCTTCACAGGTGGTTTACGTGCCGATAAAAATCCATCCGGTGCAGATAATTCTTACACGTGGTCACCACGTCTTGGTTTAAGTGGTGTTTATGAAGTTGAAAAATGGATGGTTAAAGGAAGAGTAGCATGGGGGCAATCTGTTAACATCCCGGATGCTTCAGAGGTCACAGGAATGGTTGCTTCAACGTATACAATTCTTCCTAATGCCGGGTTGTTATCAGAGATTCAAAAGGGTTGGGAGATTGGCGCTGATCTATATTATTCAAGTATATTATCATTAGGTCTCACATATTTTAATCAACATCCAACAAACTTAATCGAATCAGTATTAATGGGAACCGACGTACAGGGAAACCCAATTTATCAATATCAAAATGTTGCTGAAGTAAAAAATGAGGGATTCGAAATTAAAGCTGTCACACATCCATTTGATTGGTTAACTCTGAATCTAAACTATGGTACTACAAAAAGTACAGTTACTCAACTTCGACCAGAGTATACAGGTACGAGTAAAGTTGGAGACCAATTAACCGGCCAGCCACAACATACTTTATCTTTAAATCTTGAAATTATTCCATTTGAAGGTACATCAGTAACTATAAGTGCTTTCCAATTCGGTGAATGGATTGGCTCTGACTTTTATGGATATTTTGCTGACATGTATAGTGGAAATTATAATCCTGTTATAAAAGAATATCCTAGCGGATATTTAATGACATATCCTTCTTATCTAAAAATTAATTTTGGTGTTTCTCAAAAAATCACAAATCAATTAAGCGGATATATACAAGTAACAAATCTTACTAATACAGATAAATTCGAAAGAATCAATTTAATAGTAACTCAGCCGCGCACAGTCCTTTTCGGTTTCAGATTTAGTGGAATAACACTTTAA